A segment of the Candidatus Thermoplasmatota archaeon genome:
GCGTTATAAAATAGAATAGGAATTCTGTCGATATGCATTTCAGATAAGATGCTTAGGGATATCCGCCAATTTTCAAACTCGGGTCACCTATAATGCACCATTCTTCTACTGTCTTACAGTCTATCTGAGTATCTGATTCTGGCTCATCGTTCCAACCGATTGGAAATTTGTTCAGATAGTTCTGTATAGCCGTACCCCAACAATTGCCAAGTGTATGTTTTCCTTCCACACCATATGAATAAAAAAATTGTCCTTCAATGTAGCCCCCAAAACGTTCGATGGTATCTGGAATGCTATTGTTGTCCTCATCACCAACAGCCCCGTAACCAAGTCCTGTATATCCAATGGTTGCTATTGCCCCGCCTCCATTTATCCTTGTAAGGTGCCAGCTCCAACATTCAAAAGTCGGCTGATATGTCCATTCGTTTTTGGAAAAGTCAAAGAAGCTTATATTGAACTCACTGTTATGACAGCCGCCAACACTTACAATCGGGAGTTTATTCCCATTCTTCAGAAGATCCATGTTGTATGTCATCAAACCGTTAATCCATGTTCCATTATCCCCTACGGGATGGGTTGCCCATGCGGTTGGGCTCCCATGACCGTCAAATGCAACAAATCCAAAGCCTTCATTCATGGTTTTTATCACATTCATCCAGGCAAATCTGGCAGCAAGTTTTCCGGATTTCCCTCCCATAAGGCTTTTATCAGACGCATAAAGTTTTGTTGCCGTGAATTGAGATGGCATGTAACTGAATTCGTGTGTTGTTGAATATTCTCCGTCATATACGCCGGCAGGATCCCCAGGGAATGTATCTCCCCCAATCAGAAGCATTTTATTAAACCATGATGGATCCGCTCGCGACCCTTCGTAAGTCATTATTTTGTCAATCATGGTCTTCGCTTCCTCTTCATTTCTTGCCGGCAATCTGCCCACGTAAACATCTGGATAGAGATCACGGATGTCTGTATCTGTTTCGGTCCACTCGGCGAATTTTCCATTGCCATTTGTATCCCATGAAGAAAGGTTTCCGTTTGCATCATAAATATCGGCGAAATAGAGATCGCTGAGATAGCCATTTTCCCCCCAGCTGCCTGGCAAATAATCCTTCAGGGCAGAATATCTAACTGGCACCCACCATAGGCTGTCGTCAACTTTATTTGGTCCGTCAAAACCCCAGTTCCCTGTCCACATTGATCTTTTTCCCCCGACGAACAGAACATATTTTATTCCCCATTGTTCAATGCTGTCTTTAATAAAATATTTTATCTTCTCCGCCCCATCTCTACCCTGATAATGTGATACAATATCCTCCACACTTTTCATTACCGTCTTCATTCCATGGTCATTCTTGAAATCCACAAGTGGTTGAAGGATGCTCTCAAAAGCCTGCGGTGCAACGACTACAAGATCATACAAATTTAAGTTTTCATTAACAACGGGATAACTCGGCTCTTCGTATATCACCTTAAATTGCATCTCGTTGACATATTCAATTTGATTTTTTGCAGGGTAATATCGCACGGGGTAAACATTGAGCACTAAAAAAGTTACGTGTTTTCCATCAGCAAGCCCCCCCCAAGGGCATAGCGGTACCATGTCTGTGGGTAAGGGGCATCACTTGCATATAGCTCCTTATCAGGCGTGCAGCTTATTTTTTGAGGTTTCA
Coding sequences within it:
- a CDS encoding C25 family cysteine peptidase, whose amino-acid sequence is MVPLCPWGGLADGKHVTFLVLNVYPVRYYPAKNQIEYVNEMQFKVIYEEPSYPVVNENLNLYDLVVVAPQAFESILQPLVDFKNDHGMKTVMKSVEDIVSHYQGRDGAEKIKYFIKDSIEQWGIKYVLFVGGKRSMWTGNWGFDGPNKVDDSLWWVPVRYSALKDYLPGSWGENGYLSDLYFADIYDANGNLSSWDTNGNGKFAEWTETDTDIRDLYPDVYVGRLPARNEEEAKTMIDKIMTYEGSRADPSWFNKMLLIGGDTFPGDPAGVYDGEYSTTHEFSYMPSQFTATKLYASDKSLMGGKSGKLAARFAWMNVIKTMNEGFGFVAFDGHGSPTAWATHPVGDNGTWINGLMTYNMDLLKNGNKLPIVSVGGCHNSEFNISFFDFSKNEWTYQPTFECWSWHLTRINGGGAIATIGYTGLGYGAVGDEDNNSIPDTIERFGGYIEGQFFYSYGVEGKHTLGNCWGTAIQNYLNKFPIGWNDEPESDTQIDCKTVEEWCIIGDPSLKIGGYP